In Colwellia sp. PAMC 20917, a single genomic region encodes these proteins:
- a CDS encoding formylglycine-generating enzyme family protein, translating into MKLNKLIVPLFLSVSSSALYANENSSELIEPIMVTIPAGSFQMGDINEEDAQPIHTVTLSEFSLGKYEVTVKEFRHFVEETGYKMPSQCTHQLNGWFNYGKTDGTWENNSLNTSDFQPVNCIGWQAANAYTQWLAKETGRPYRLPSEAEWEYAARAGTSSKYYFGDDPEQTLVCEYENTADLTGENILQRDSGTSYVNFFNGKSSCVDHSAYASIVGTYKPNPFGLHDMVSNVVEFIADCYKDNYKDAKNDGQAWIDDVCEFRVARGGSWHWNTFSVSQRGAWVKTLLGQ; encoded by the coding sequence ATGAAACTAAACAAACTAATAGTCCCGCTATTTTTATCAGTAAGTAGTTCTGCACTTTATGCAAACGAGAATAGCAGTGAGTTAATTGAACCTATTATGGTTACCATTCCTGCTGGTAGCTTTCAGATGGGTGATATCAATGAAGAAGATGCCCAACCTATCCATACCGTAACCTTAAGTGAATTTAGCTTAGGGAAATATGAAGTTACCGTAAAAGAGTTTCGTCATTTTGTCGAAGAGACTGGCTATAAAATGCCTTCTCAATGCACACATCAACTCAATGGTTGGTTTAATTACGGTAAAACCGATGGCACATGGGAAAACAATTCGCTCAATACTAGTGATTTTCAACCGGTAAACTGTATTGGCTGGCAAGCAGCTAATGCTTATACCCAATGGCTAGCAAAAGAAACCGGGCGTCCTTATCGTTTACCGAGCGAAGCTGAGTGGGAATATGCCGCTAGGGCAGGTACAAGCAGTAAATATTACTTTGGTGACGATCCCGAACAAACCTTAGTTTGTGAATATGAAAATACCGCCGACTTAACCGGTGAAAATATTTTGCAACGAGATAGTGGAACCAGCTATGTGAATTTTTTTAATGGCAAATCAAGCTGCGTTGATCACTCGGCTTATGCAAGTATCGTTGGTACGTATAAACCTAACCCTTTTGGTTTGCACGATATGGTTAGTAATGTGGTTGAGTTTATTGCCGATTGTTATAAAGATAATTATAAAGATGCAAAAAATGATGGTCAGGCATGGATAGATGACGTTTGTGAATTCCGGGTAGCGCGAGGTGGCAGCTGGCATTGGAACACTTTCTCGGTTAGCCAGAGGGGGGCATGGGTGAAGACTTTGTTGGGGCAGTAG
- a CDS encoding carbohydrate-binding protein → MGEDFVGAVEGFRIALDGATPTKSNNTKKFIKELTTAQRSEKLRRNAMLPYPDTVTNLTLNQEDDLVILNWDKSPQTDIESYRIYRNAATGSTFKLLASNIIETTFKDANIDSHQYEYTVVAVRHHQQSDYSNTVKTQASWVYAPGRVEAEAAAELTDSSVGRTSDIDGKFNLTGSGGIGDKAIMDYQLEVTQSGHYNLSYRVAAPRDTKGFMILVNGKELTVEKITNTGGYNEWQTQTGAKVYLEKGKHKLTLQSLDNNWKLNWINLKQG, encoded by the coding sequence ATGGGTGAAGACTTTGTTGGGGCAGTAGAAGGGTTTCGAATTGCACTTGATGGTGCAACACCGACTAAATCGAACAACACTAAAAAATTTATTAAAGAGCTAACAACAGCTCAACGAAGCGAAAAATTGAGACGTAATGCTATGTTGCCTTATCCAGATACAGTAACAAACTTAACATTAAATCAAGAAGATGATCTCGTTATTTTAAACTGGGACAAGAGCCCGCAAACTGACATTGAGAGCTATCGCATCTATAGAAATGCGGCCACTGGCAGTACCTTTAAATTATTAGCGTCGAATATAATCGAAACGACATTTAAAGATGCCAATATCGATAGTCATCAATATGAATATACCGTGGTAGCGGTTAGGCATCACCAACAAAGCGACTACAGCAATACAGTAAAAACTCAAGCCTCGTGGGTGTATGCACCCGGAAGAGTGGAAGCGGAAGCCGCGGCTGAACTTACTGATTCTAGCGTAGGAAGAACCTCTGATATTGATGGTAAGTTTAATTTGACGGGGTCTGGAGGTATTGGTGATAAAGCGATAATGGACTATCAACTTGAAGTAACACAATCAGGCCATTATAACCTTAGCTACCGTGTGGCTGCCCCTCGAGACACTAAGGGTTTTATGATATTGGTCAATGGTAAAGAGTTAACCGTAGAAAAAATAACGAATACTGGTGGTTACAATGAATGGCAAACACAAACAGGCGCCAAAGTTTACCTTGAAAAAGGTAAACACAAACTAACCTTACAATCACTTGATAACAACTGGAAGCTAAATTGGATTAACCTAAAACAGGGCTAG
- a CDS encoding winged helix-turn-helix domain-containing protein, with product MRYRFNDFEFDSTSLVLKKNGQTLAIRHNEAKVLKLLIEHSDNVFSKEDILSHVWQDKVVSEQAVFQNISHLRSLFGNQAIKTFSKRGYQWQLKVDSIHPDTEKTQSVLSSSISHQQTSALAKPKSKNHRLVIALASLILFIIAAINLLPVSPHKEKNAVINMAYIPISDQQGAKVVRLDDNEHFDFSELSQLNTANFQASVELEYPLLADEHPLILTGSIRRYNQQTYLDFILKGPFSDWQGQISGLDQQTVLKQLLQHLQQPVIYNLLNKVQAPELKQANLSIAHQQAPNDLIILGQLTETYIRLGELDKAMVMANKLENTAALQNNAQYVGNALLFQSQILTRKELFYLSARKLDSAIEQFKKINDLTRQADAWFAQSWIDHNQANYQAIKASLLKSAQLAFDVQDKQRELSALTYLSVLAYKNQQEDDKYLYLRQAENKMKAYQLPSYHFAIVPYHYSIFAKSPQDKAPHFKQVLELAKLTPDFWAAQNSRQQLMKYYISQNRLTEAQALISNITKDNAQNSYLRTLLAQAQQNDDAFVSHAQRTFEQAELAGDINLSLDMALLMCSTKSTQVNYDFYFQYIDKKSTAYWRRNNEEKLLALNLQHHATVD from the coding sequence ATGCGTTATAGATTTAATGATTTTGAATTTGATAGTACAAGTTTAGTACTTAAAAAAAATGGTCAGACATTGGCTATTCGACACAATGAAGCCAAAGTACTAAAACTGCTGATTGAGCATTCGGATAATGTTTTTAGTAAAGAAGATATTTTATCTCACGTTTGGCAAGATAAAGTGGTGTCGGAACAAGCTGTTTTTCAAAACATTAGTCACCTAAGAAGTCTTTTCGGTAATCAAGCCATTAAAACCTTTTCAAAACGAGGTTATCAATGGCAGCTTAAAGTTGATTCTATTCACCCTGATACTGAAAAGACACAAAGCGTTTTAAGTTCAAGTATATCCCATCAACAAACAAGTGCTTTAGCCAAGCCGAAAAGTAAAAATCATCGGCTAGTCATAGCCTTAGCGAGTTTAATTCTCTTTATCATTGCGGCGATTAATTTATTACCTGTATCTCCTCATAAAGAGAAAAACGCTGTTATTAATATGGCCTATATCCCGATAAGTGATCAACAAGGTGCCAAGGTTGTTAGGCTTGATGATAATGAGCACTTTGATTTTAGCGAATTATCTCAGTTAAACACGGCAAATTTTCAGGCTTCAGTGGAATTGGAATATCCTCTGTTAGCCGATGAGCACCCCTTAATTTTAACTGGCTCTATTCGTCGCTATAACCAACAAACTTATCTTGATTTTATATTAAAAGGTCCGTTTTCTGATTGGCAAGGTCAAATTTCAGGCCTAGACCAACAAACGGTTTTAAAGCAGCTGTTACAACATTTACAACAGCCCGTTATTTATAATCTACTGAATAAAGTGCAAGCTCCAGAGCTTAAACAAGCAAACTTATCTATTGCTCATCAACAAGCGCCAAATGACCTTATTATCCTTGGCCAATTAACCGAGACTTACATAAGGCTAGGAGAGCTAGATAAAGCGATGGTGATGGCTAATAAATTAGAAAACACTGCGGCTTTACAAAACAACGCACAATATGTCGGCAATGCTTTACTCTTTCAAAGTCAAATTTTAACTCGTAAAGAGCTGTTTTATTTAAGCGCCCGTAAGCTAGACAGTGCTATTGAGCAGTTTAAAAAAATCAATGATTTAACTCGGCAAGCAGACGCCTGGTTTGCACAGTCTTGGATAGATCATAATCAGGCTAATTATCAAGCGATTAAGGCAAGTCTGCTTAAATCTGCACAGTTGGCTTTTGATGTTCAAGATAAGCAGCGAGAGTTAAGTGCTTTAACTTACTTGTCTGTACTGGCCTATAAGAATCAGCAAGAAGATGATAAGTACCTTTATTTAAGACAAGCAGAAAATAAGATGAAGGCTTACCAATTACCGAGTTATCACTTTGCTATAGTGCCTTATCATTACTCTATTTTCGCTAAAAGCCCTCAGGACAAAGCACCTCATTTTAAACAAGTATTAGAACTTGCCAAGTTGACGCCTGACTTTTGGGCCGCACAAAACAGCCGACAACAATTGATGAAATACTATATAAGTCAAAACCGTCTGACAGAAGCTCAAGCGCTTATTAGTAATATCACTAAGGATAACGCACAGAACTCTTACTTGAGAACCTTATTAGCGCAAGCACAACAAAATGATGATGCCTTTGTCAGTCATGCACAACGTACCTTTGAACAAGCAGAGCTGGCCGGTGATATTAATCTTAGTTTGGATATGGCTTTACTTATGTGTAGCACAAAAAGCACCCAAGTTAATTATGATTTTTATTTTCAATACATTGATAAAAAATCAACAGCCTATTGGCGACGTAATAATGAAGAAAAGCTGTTAGCACTGAACCTACAGCATCACGCGACAGTTGATTAA
- the fur gene encoding ferric iron uptake transcriptional regulator translates to MADQNEELKRAGLKITLPRIKILTILQNPNNQHISAEDVYKILLVQNEEIGLATVYRVLNQFDDAGIVSRHHFEGGKSVFELSHKKHHDHLVCLKCGKVVEFEDNVIEQRQEDIAKSHKIKLTNHSLYLYGECEDEEACDSYRTSNS, encoded by the coding sequence ATGGCAGACCAAAATGAAGAGCTAAAAAGAGCTGGATTAAAAATCACCCTGCCGCGAATCAAAATTCTCACTATTTTGCAAAATCCGAATAATCAGCATATTAGTGCGGAAGATGTTTACAAAATATTATTAGTGCAGAATGAAGAGATTGGCTTGGCTACCGTTTACCGGGTACTTAATCAATTTGACGATGCGGGCATTGTTAGTCGTCATCATTTTGAAGGCGGTAAATCAGTTTTCGAATTAAGTCATAAAAAACATCACGACCATCTTGTTTGCTTAAAATGTGGCAAAGTAGTTGAGTTTGAAGATAACGTCATTGAACAACGCCAAGAAGATATTGCTAAATCACATAAAATAAAGCTAACAAACCATAGTTTATATTTATATGGTGAGTGTGAAGATGAAGAAGCTTGTGATTCATACCGAACATCTAATAGCTAA
- a CDS encoding DUF4442 domain-containing protein, which yields MLRKAWLLKLLLNIWPPFLFTGIKVTELSSDFRQAKVRLKMRAWNKNALGTHFGGSLFSMTDPFYVLMILARLDNQYYVWDKSADIDFIRPGKGEVTADFYVSDDFINEIIEKTRHGEKYQPTVNVYVKNIDGELVAKLNRRLYIRQKNKATLLT from the coding sequence ATGTTAAGAAAAGCGTGGTTATTAAAGTTACTGCTAAATATTTGGCCGCCATTTTTATTTACGGGTATCAAAGTTACAGAGCTATCTAGTGATTTTAGACAAGCCAAGGTGCGTTTAAAAATGCGAGCATGGAATAAAAATGCTTTAGGCACACATTTTGGAGGCTCGCTATTCTCGATGACCGACCCTTTTTATGTGTTAATGATTTTAGCGCGTTTAGATAATCAATATTATGTCTGGGATAAATCAGCTGACATTGATTTTATCAGACCAGGGAAAGGCGAAGTAACAGCTGATTTTTACGTCAGTGATGATTTTATTAATGAGATTATTGAAAAAACCCGTCATGGTGAAAAATATCAACCCACGGTGAATGTTTATGTCAAAAATATTGATGGTGAGCTAGTGGCTAAATTAAATAGGCGTTTATATATACGTCAGAAGAATAAAGCGACTTTATTGACCTAA
- the fldA gene encoding flavodoxin FldA: protein MAIVGLFFGSDTGNTEAVSKTIQKKLGKKLVEVKDIAKSTKEEIAEFDLIILGIPTWYYGENQCDWDDFLPELEEVDFTDKLVAIFGLGDQEDYSEYFCDAMEPLKDIAESRGAIIVGNWSTEGYEFEASKALVDEKTFIGLCIDEDRQPELTEARIDKWVTQIFEEMCLAELAD, encoded by the coding sequence ATGGCAATTGTAGGTTTATTTTTCGGTAGTGATACAGGCAATACTGAAGCTGTCAGCAAAACTATTCAAAAAAAGTTAGGCAAAAAATTAGTTGAAGTAAAAGACATCGCAAAAAGTACAAAAGAAGAAATAGCTGAATTTGATTTAATCATTTTAGGTATTCCAACTTGGTATTATGGCGAAAACCAATGTGATTGGGACGATTTCTTACCTGAGCTTGAAGAAGTCGACTTTACCGATAAGTTAGTCGCTATTTTTGGTTTAGGTGATCAAGAAGATTATTCTGAATACTTCTGTGACGCAATGGAACCTTTAAAAGATATTGCCGAGTCAAGAGGCGCAATTATTGTTGGTAACTGGTCAACTGAAGGTTATGAATTTGAAGCGTCTAAAGCCTTAGTTGATGAAAAGACGTTTATTGGTTTATGTATTGACGAAGACCGTCAGCCAGAATTAACCGAAGCGAGAATTGACAAGTGGGTTACTCAAATATTTGAAGAAATGTGTTTAGCAGAACTTGCAGACTAA
- the ybfE gene encoding LexA regulated protein, whose amino-acid sequence MAKEASDLTTIDLFSDEKRPGRPKTNPHSRSVQVKINKRNQVKRDKNNGLKRVEFKIHQDLFEQLDDLAKVKGVSRGELIESILKNSMTAPALNISK is encoded by the coding sequence ATGGCAAAAGAAGCAAGTGATTTAACCACTATTGATTTGTTTAGTGATGAAAAGCGTCCCGGGCGCCCAAAAACAAATCCTCATTCGCGTAGCGTGCAAGTAAAAATAAACAAGCGCAATCAAGTTAAACGCGATAAAAACAATGGCTTAAAACGAGTTGAGTTTAAAATACATCAAGACTTGTTTGAGCAACTCGACGACTTAGCTAAAGTTAAAGGTGTTAGTCGCGGAGAACTTATTGAGTCGATATTGAAAAATTCAATGACGGCACCAGCATTAAATATTAGTAAATAA
- a CDS encoding DUF2788 domain-containing protein, with protein MLAENLELIETIGLNLFFAFIFIFIGLSVHDVMTKNDVPKMGRMVVYLVLFLGCAGFIAKGIIQLVWESQGVG; from the coding sequence ATGTTAGCTGAAAACTTAGAACTTATTGAAACTATTGGTTTGAATTTATTTTTTGCTTTTATCTTTATTTTCATTGGCTTATCAGTCCATGATGTAATGACAAAAAATGATGTTCCCAAAATGGGCCGTATGGTCGTTTATTTGGTTCTATTTTTAGGTTGTGCTGGCTTTATTGCCAAAGGCATTATTCAACTGGTTTGGGAAAGCCAAGGGGTTGGGTAA
- a CDS encoding alpha/beta fold hydrolase: MTKNLHYQQQGSGADIILIHGLFGSLENLNMVAKGLKDNYRVTNIDVRNHGLSFHKDSMSYQELAQDVVDLMAMINIERAHILGHSMGGKIAMQLALDHSEKVDKLIVADIAPVAYPPHHNLIIEGLQSIKLEDINNRKDADKQLSAFVDDIGVRQFLLRNLVAKDGKFNFKCNLDNIQQCYQQIMAANQGKQDFKGETLFIKGGNSDYITVAHRDIIQALFPNSRAKIIQGTGHWLHAEKTTVFNKIVNDYLSL; the protein is encoded by the coding sequence ATGACTAAAAATTTACATTATCAACAACAAGGCTCCGGCGCCGATATTATTTTAATACATGGCTTATTCGGTAGTTTAGAAAATCTAAATATGGTGGCAAAAGGTTTAAAAGATAATTACCGAGTAACTAATATCGATGTGAGAAATCACGGTTTATCTTTTCACAAAGATTCAATGAGCTATCAAGAATTAGCCCAAGACGTTGTCGATCTAATGGCAATGATTAATATTGAACGTGCCCATATCCTTGGACACTCGATGGGCGGTAAAATAGCCATGCAGCTTGCACTAGACCATAGTGAAAAAGTGGATAAACTTATTGTTGCTGATATTGCCCCTGTTGCCTATCCACCTCACCACAATCTAATTATTGAAGGTTTACAAAGTATTAAGCTTGAAGACATTAATAATAGAAAAGATGCAGACAAGCAATTATCTGCATTTGTTGATGACATAGGCGTTAGGCAGTTTTTATTGCGTAATTTAGTGGCCAAGGATGGAAAATTCAATTTCAAATGCAATTTAGATAATATTCAGCAATGTTATCAACAAATAATGGCAGCAAATCAAGGTAAACAAGATTTTAAAGGTGAAACCCTTTTTATCAAAGGTGGTAACTCTGATTATATAACCGTAGCGCATCGTGATATTATCCAAGCATTATTTCCAAATAGTCGAGCCAAAATAATACAAGGCACGGGGCATTGGTTACATGCAGAGAAAACGACAGTATTTAACAAAATTGTTAATGACTATTTAAGCCTTTAA
- the seqA gene encoding replication initiation negative regulator SeqA gives MKNIEIDEELYQHIVSNTQFIGESASSILRRLLSLTLAENALDDLVESVQDVEVTTDNLVHGVEENIEMEAVIVEEVMAEPPSIDNVLNYINKEELAMQRGAVGRFLLILAALYRVHSESFAVVSEIRGRDRLYFAKSKDELSASGSSTKPLQIPDSPFWVMTNSNTTRKKMMLTKASLMLGYTDEDAENIRDLL, from the coding sequence ATGAAAAACATTGAAATAGATGAAGAACTTTATCAACACATAGTGTCGAATACCCAATTTATTGGCGAAAGTGCTTCGTCAATCTTGCGTCGCTTATTGAGTTTAACGTTAGCTGAAAATGCGCTTGATGATCTTGTCGAAAGTGTTCAAGATGTTGAAGTCACCACTGACAACTTAGTGCATGGCGTTGAAGAAAATATCGAAATGGAAGCCGTGATAGTTGAAGAAGTAATGGCAGAACCACCTAGCATTGATAATGTACTCAATTATATCAATAAAGAAGAGTTAGCCATGCAACGTGGTGCAGTTGGTCGATTTTTACTTATTCTTGCCGCTTTATATCGCGTGCACAGTGAAAGTTTTGCCGTTGTCTCTGAGATCCGCGGGCGAGACCGTCTATATTTTGCCAAAAGTAAAGATGAGCTTTCCGCCAGTGGTAGCAGTACCAAACCATTACAAATACCTGATAGTCCATTTTGGGTAATGACAAACTCGAACACTACCCGTAAAAAGATGATGTTAACGAAAGCATCGCTAATGTTAGGTTACACTGACGAAGATGCCGAAAATATTAGAGATCTTTTATAA
- the pgm gene encoding phosphoglucomutase (alpha-D-glucose-1,6-bisphosphate-dependent), translated as MTIHAHAGKPVRPQDRINIGKLVSDYFLLRPDVAITAQRVTFGTSGHRGNASKTSFNEQHILAICQAVAEHRIEQGLKGPLFLGKDTHALSEPAFANALSVLIANNIPVVIQDDDGFTPTPVISRLIIAHNKLSINKDKQADGLIITPSHNPPTDGGIKYNPPHGGPAEGGVTKKIEQRANDLIAEKLINVKQVSYQQACSSALLSKEDFITFYVNELEQVVDMKAIAKAGVKIGVDPLGGSGIHYWPVIAKKYQLNLEVVNPVVDASFAFMPLDKDGKIRMDCSSPYAMAGLIALKDKFDIAVGNDPDFDRHGIVTRTGGLMNPNHYLAVAIYYLMTHRDWPKTSKIGKTLVSSSLIDRVAKYIDRPLSEVPVGFKWFVDGLSDASYAFGGEESAGAAFLSRDGSCWTTDKDGFIMALLAAEILAVTGKDPYQLYQELAEKLGEPCYGRVEAVASFEQKQVLTSLSANDITTKMLAGEKINQVLSHAPGNNAAIGGVKVTTDNGWFAARPSGTEDIYKIYAESFIDQKHLALIITEAQVLVSAAFTKAGL; from the coding sequence ATGACTATTCATGCACACGCAGGAAAACCAGTTAGACCACAAGACCGTATCAATATTGGTAAATTAGTCAGTGATTATTTTTTATTAAGGCCAGACGTTGCTATTACCGCGCAAAGGGTAACTTTTGGTACCTCAGGTCATCGCGGTAATGCCAGTAAAACCAGCTTTAATGAGCAACATATTCTGGCTATTTGCCAAGCAGTTGCCGAACATCGCATTGAACAAGGATTGAAAGGGCCATTGTTTTTAGGTAAAGATACCCATGCCCTTTCAGAGCCCGCTTTTGCGAATGCGCTGTCGGTGTTAATTGCTAATAACATCCCGGTCGTTATTCAAGATGATGATGGTTTTACACCAACCCCAGTTATTTCTAGGCTCATTATTGCTCATAATAAATTATCGATAAATAAAGATAAGCAAGCCGATGGTTTAATTATTACCCCTTCTCACAATCCACCAACAGATGGCGGCATTAAATATAATCCACCTCATGGCGGGCCTGCTGAAGGTGGTGTGACTAAAAAAATTGAACAACGAGCCAATGATTTAATTGCCGAAAAGCTTATTAATGTCAAACAAGTTAGCTACCAGCAAGCTTGTTCGTCCGCTTTATTATCAAAAGAAGACTTTATTACTTTTTATGTTAACGAACTTGAACAAGTGGTTGATATGAAAGCTATTGCGAAAGCCGGTGTTAAAATTGGTGTTGATCCACTTGGTGGTTCAGGGATTCATTATTGGCCCGTTATCGCAAAGAAATATCAGTTAAATCTTGAAGTTGTCAACCCCGTTGTTGATGCCAGTTTTGCTTTTATGCCGCTTGATAAAGATGGCAAAATTCGTATGGATTGCTCATCTCCCTATGCTATGGCTGGACTCATTGCTTTAAAAGACAAGTTTGATATTGCTGTTGGCAATGACCCCGATTTTGATCGCCACGGTATTGTCACTCGCACGGGCGGGTTAATGAACCCTAATCATTACTTAGCCGTTGCTATATATTATTTGATGACCCATCGCGATTGGCCTAAAACCAGTAAAATTGGGAAAACGTTAGTGTCTAGTTCACTTATAGACCGTGTTGCAAAGTATATTGACCGTCCTTTATCAGAAGTGCCGGTAGGTTTTAAATGGTTTGTCGATGGCCTCAGTGATGCTTCATATGCGTTTGGTGGTGAAGAGAGTGCGGGTGCTGCTTTTTTATCTCGTGATGGTAGTTGCTGGACAACAGATAAAGACGGTTTTATTATGGCGTTATTAGCAGCAGAAATTCTTGCTGTTACCGGTAAAGACCCCTATCAATTATACCAAGAGCTTGCTGAAAAATTAGGTGAGCCTTGTTATGGACGTGTTGAAGCCGTTGCAAGTTTTGAACAAAAACAAGTGCTAACTTCATTAAGCGCTAACGACATTACGACTAAGATGCTCGCCGGTGAAAAAATTAACCAAGTTTTATCACACGCACCTGGTAACAATGCCGCTATTGGTGGTGTGAAAGTTACGACTGACAATGGTTGGTTTGCTGCTCGTCCTTCAGGGACCGAAGACATTTATAAAATTTATGCCGAGAGTTTTATCGATCAAAAACACTTAGCCCTTATTATTACCGAAGCACAGGTACTGGTAAGTGCTGCTTTTACTAAAGCCGGTTTATAG
- the astE gene encoding succinylglutamate desuccinylase — MNKLQVVLQEQQQALQSTGDFLALTRANEWSLAGRFSFQVKHQASNSQTNVTVLDTGLITFEPVELQTSNKDIVLSSAVHGNETAPIEICAELIKKLILGELACTERVLFIFGNPASINISERFIEENMNRLFSGGHSADQGQGAGLINKERHRALLLENTVRDFFQQGQSLSSNKERERCHYDLHTAIRGSKNDKFAVYPFRHGKAWKKSQLQFMHACGVSTILLSHSPTTTFSYFSSNEFNADAFTVELGKVMPFGENDMAKFVQVKETLTRLISGQNLLLKDYDENDFSIYEIYQTINRQGENFALNFSDNVENFTDFPKGTVLAIDDGKEIKTDKVGEAIIFPNANVAIGQRALLTVIPTSIE, encoded by the coding sequence TTGAATAAATTACAAGTAGTCTTACAAGAACAACAGCAAGCGTTACAATCTACGGGTGACTTTCTCGCCTTAACTCGTGCGAATGAGTGGTCACTAGCAGGACGTTTTTCCTTTCAAGTTAAACATCAAGCAAGTAATAGCCAAACAAACGTCACCGTACTCGATACCGGTCTTATTACTTTTGAACCCGTTGAACTGCAAACATCTAATAAAGACATTGTGCTCTCTAGTGCCGTGCACGGTAATGAAACCGCGCCAATTGAAATTTGTGCTGAGCTCATTAAAAAGCTTATTTTAGGGGAGCTTGCTTGTACCGAGCGTGTACTGTTTATTTTTGGCAACCCAGCTTCTATTAATATTTCTGAACGTTTTATTGAAGAAAATATGAATCGTTTATTCTCTGGTGGCCATTCTGCTGATCAGGGACAGGGGGCGGGTTTAATTAATAAAGAACGCCACCGTGCTTTATTACTTGAAAATACCGTGCGAGATTTTTTTCAGCAAGGTCAAAGCTTATCCAGTAATAAAGAGAGAGAGCGTTGTCATTACGATTTACATACTGCCATTAGAGGCTCAAAAAACGATAAATTTGCGGTTTATCCTTTTCGACATGGTAAAGCTTGGAAAAAATCTCAACTACAATTTATGCATGCGTGTGGGGTAAGTACTATTTTACTTTCGCATTCACCCACTACGACCTTTAGTTACTTTTCATCAAATGAATTTAATGCAGACGCTTTTACTGTGGAATTAGGCAAAGTAATGCCCTTTGGTGAAAATGACATGGCTAAATTCGTTCAAGTTAAAGAAACACTAACGCGTTTGATTTCAGGACAAAACTTGTTGCTAAAAGACTATGATGAAAATGATTTTAGTATTTATGAGATCTACCAAACCATTAATCGCCAGGGTGAAAACTTTGCTTTAAATTTTTCTGATAACGTTGAAAACTTTACTGACTTTCCAAAAGGTACCGTACTCGCAATAGATGATGGTAAAGAGATCAAAACAGATAAAGTCGGGGAAGCAATTATCTTCCCTAATGCTAATGTTGCTATTGGGCAGCGAGCATTATTAACCGTTATTCCTACATCTATCGAATAA